The Myxococcales bacterium region GCAAAGATCCTGGTACACCCACATGCATACCGTTTCGTCTTCATTGCATTCAAGTTCAGCCCAATAATCATCATACCATAAATTATCCACCCATTCCATCGCGACCGGGCTCGATTGGGCGTCGTGGGCGAAATTTTTAAACAGGTCTCGCAATCCATAACCATCCGCTCCAGCACCATGGAACCCAAGAATTTCATGGATTCCATGAAAAACCGGCCGCCAAGTGTTGCTCCAACGATTGTCGTCTCCCGACATGCTGTGGCAATTGGTCAAATGTAGAAATTCAATGTCGTCACCGGCATTCTCACCAAGAACCATCTCATAACGAGGATAGATCTTGCATGTCGTTGCCCCATCAATTCCATTGTAAGAATTGATAACCCTCAAACAGATTTGGTTAACACCATCGTAACTACACTTCGTCCCATGTCCAGTAACGAAAACAAAGTCATCGATTTCCGCGAAATAATAATCCAATCCATAGCTTACGAGATCTGGATCCGTCACGATATTATGGAAAAATGAAGGATCATGCAGAGTGTAATTAATATCATGCCCATGTTCCACCATTTCATCATCATAGGTATAAAGTGTGCTGTACGATCCAAGAGAATCATTAGGACAATTCACACTGCTTGCATAGTCGTCATTATAATACATGGACAACGATCCGGCAATCGCGTCAGAACCATAATTACAGAATAACAAAGCAACCACCGCAACTAGAACTTGATAACAAACCGTTTTCATGGGTCATTTCTCCTTTTTCCCATCAACAAATTAAAAACCATTTGTATTAACATACACCTTCAAAAAAAAATGTCAAGAATATTTAATCGCAAATTTGTATCATTTTGTATCATTATTGTCGCCATAGTTTCCATTTTTTCCAATGACTTATCTTCTCCGTTGCGGGCCTTGAGGGGCAGAAAATAAAAATCGGTCGCTCTGCGAAAAAACTCGTTTAAAAGAGAAAAAATCGCCGGCCAAGGATCTTCACCGGAATGCGGAGATAAATCAGGGGAAAAAACGAGTCGCCGTTACAACAACCCCGCCACGGCCTTGGCGATGTCGGCGTGGCCCTTCGCGTTGGGATGCGGCCAGAGCATCCAGCTCAGCAGATAGTCGCCGGTCTTGTCGCCCCAACGTTTTTCCAGGTCGCAGATCGCCCCGTCGCAAACGGTCACCGCGCCGGCGACCAGGAAGTTGTAGCGGCTTTCCAGCGGCAGATGCGGATCGCCGGGCTGCACCGCCGACAATTTCGGATAGGTGACGAAAATCAACCGTGCGCCGAGTTCCTGCGCCGCGCCGGCGATTTTCATGAAATTCATCTGCGCCTGGGTGATGCCGATCCGGCGGTCGCGCGACGACTGGTCGTCCGGCGGATCGGGCGGGTACAGCCGCAGTCTGTAGCCTGCCAGCCGGCGCGCCAGCACGTGGCCCAACCGCCAGCGCGGCGGCCGGCAGAACCCCGCCTTGAACGGGTCGCCCGGCGGATACTTTTCGAGCAAGTCCTGCGGCGTCGCGTCCGTCGCGCCGATCATCACCACCGCCTGCCGCGACCGGTAGCGCACGAGTTGCCGCTTGAAAATCTTGGCGACATCCGTGCTCGTCTCGCCGACCGCGGCGGAGTTGACGACCCGCAGATTCGGATCGTGACGTTGCAGCAGTTGTTCGAGCACGGCCGGCCAGGCCTCCTTCCGCTCGACGCCCAGGCCGAAGGTCCAGCCGTCCCCGAAACAGACGACGTAGTTCGACTCGTCGTCGGGGCTGGTTTCCAGGTATTGGTTGCGCGGCTCGTAGCGGAAGGCCCCGTTGGGCGAACCGTCCGGGCACAGCGTTCCCGGCGGCACGCCGGCGCTCAGCAGGCGCAGCAGTCCGTCGATGGCGACCAACAGTAGCGCCACGCCCCCCAGCACCAGGCCGATGGTTTTGTATCGTTTCATGTCCCTCGGAACCGTAAATCCGGCCGCTAGGCTAACCGATGAACTAGGTAAAGAAAAGATACTCGAATGAAAACAACGGCTCGCGATCCACAAATTTTCAATAATTAGGCATAAAAAAAGGCCCCGAGGGGCCATGGAGATCACCGAAGCGTTTCTGTACTCTGTCCGTTCCGGCCGCATCGATTCCAGAGGCAAGGAAACCGTGACCTGGGCGGTTTCATTCGCCGAGGCGACCGACAATGACGGCACCCATCATGCTGTCACAGCGGCGACAAGAATTGCGGTTGCGCGCGATCGCCGATGTGCGGATACGAATTCTTGGATTGACAAACCGCCCGTCCGTGCAACATGCTTTCATCGATGTGGAATAAAAACGCCAGGATTATCACGGCCGTTTTCCTGATCGCGGCCGTTTTGCTCGCCCTCAGTCTGGTGTTTACGCACAACCATTATTCCGACCTCGGGCGCCGGTTCGATCCGAGTTGTCCCGTCTGCCAGATGCTGCTGGGATTCGTGCTGTTCCTGGCGATCTGTCCCACTTTTTCCCTCTTTCCGCGCTTTTTATCGGTTCTGCAACCGGTCTGCTTCGCCGTCGATCCCGACGACTTTTCCCGGCTCGGCAACCCGCGGGGTCCGCCGCTCGTCTGATTCCATCCGCACCGTTGTCCGCGATCCGAACGTCGGGGTTCTTCCCTGAATTTTCGCTCTCTGAGTCGGAAGGAAGCGATCGAAATGGCGAGCGAGGAAAACATCGTCGCGCGAAGCCGTAAAGTCCGGAATGCCGCCGTGCTGTCGGTCGGCGCGAACATTCTGCTGGTTTTGATCAAATACGGCCTGGCCACCCTCTCCGGCAGCCTGGCCCTGGTGGCCGACGCCTGGCATTCACTATCGGACATCATCGTGTCGATCCTGGTGCTGGTCGGCGTCTGGATCGGAAAAAAACAGTCGCGGCTGGCGGCGGTGCTCGAGAACCTGATCGCCCTGGCGATTTCAGCCCTGATCTTCGCGGCCGCCTACGTCCTGGTCGCGAAGAGTTTTCAGCCGCCGGCGGAGGAAGGGCTCCGACACGTGCCGATCGCCCTGGTCGGCGCCGTGGTCTGCGCCGCCATTTCCTGGCTGATCGGCCAGTACAAATCCATGGTCGGCGCCCGCGAGGATTCCTTGAGCCTGCGCGCCGATGGCAGTCATTCGATCATGGATTTTTATACCACGGTGGTGGTGATCGTCGGCTTGTTGGGTCAAATGATCGGCTTGCGGCTCGACGGGATCGCGGCATTGCTGGTCGTGCTCTTTGTCGCCGAGGTCGGCCTGGAAATCGCCGTCGCCGCCATCCGCGGCGTCATCCGGCGCGAAGGCTTTTCGCGCTCAGCCTTCAACCCGCTGAACCACCAATGGGTGGCCGGAGCGAGCCGGTGGATTCATCGCGGCGCGGCACGGTGCGGCTGGATCGACGAGCGACCGCTGCGGGTGATTCTGGGGCAATGGCTGAAAATTCACCGGAAACCGCTGACCCGACTCGCCTGGCTGCTGTTATTGCTCACCTACGGGCTTTCCGGCCTGTTTTTCGTCGCGCCGCAACAAACCGCGTTGGTGACGATCTTCGGCCGTGCCCTCCCACGGCCGGCCGCGCCGGGCATCCACTACGCGCCGCCGTGGCCGGTCGGCCGGGTATATAAGGTCGATACCTCGCTGATCCGCCGGATCGAGTTGGGTTTTCGATCCCGTCCGCTGCTTGGCGGCGAGGTCCGGGCGAATCGCTCTTCTTACGAGTGGCAAAGCTATCACAAGGC contains the following coding sequences:
- the hflK gene encoding FtsH protease activity modulator HflK; protein product: MASEENIVARSRKVRNAAVLSVGANILLVLIKYGLATLSGSLALVADAWHSLSDIIVSILVLVGVWIGKKQSRLAAVLENLIALAISALIFAAAYVLVAKSFQPPAEEGLRHVPIALVGAVVCAAISWLIGQYKSMVGAREDSLSLRADGSHSIMDFYTTVVVIVGLLGQMIGLRLDGIAALLVVLFVAEVGLEIAVAAIRGVIRREGFSRSAFNPLNHQWVAGASRWIHRGAARCGWIDERPLRVILGQWLKIHRKPLTRLAWLLLLLTYGLSGLFFVAPQQTALVTIFGRALPRPAAPGIHYAPPWPVGRVYKVDTSLIRRIELGFRSRPLLGGEVRANRSSYEWQSYHKAGNYEKKIAEAIMLTGDENLLDLNVVVHYDVANPFAFTFGFANLDTLLLATTETVLRSIVAVTPIDAILTGSRKELADRTFRSLQEMLDRFGSGARIIAVELQDVHPPVEVVDAFREVASAKEDMALIVNQAHAERNQNVPLARANASSSIVQAEAYRDSKAARATGEAAHFASLAAGAAAARDLTSFRLYADRMEKSLGGKRKFIISPTLAPGTLDLRIFANRQPTKPAGKQPKETPEGGMGE